Proteins encoded by one window of Chondromyces crocatus:
- a CDS encoding glutaredoxin family protein: MSSRRGWPISLLLGACLGTLGCSEKVDDGTSPRPLVTELPKIELQDDTPNLLLTWVDDKGETHVTMKPADVPAEGKPMVRVILSDREEGTRDTFYVADLTQKGESGSYVVKTMARREWEGLLEKRRAAHLAALAPPPPPSPPPRASAGPQAGAAPVQPGAGVQGVTVIIYGASWCRPCHDAADYLRRKGVTVVEKDIEKTPAAAAEMQEKLAKVNRRGGSIPILDVRGQILVGFSPGSVDRALAQAMSGTAL, translated from the coding sequence GTGAGTTCTCGTCGGGGGTGGCCCATCTCGCTCTTGCTCGGGGCATGCCTGGGGACCCTGGGCTGCAGCGAGAAGGTGGACGACGGGACGTCTCCGCGGCCGCTCGTGACCGAGCTGCCGAAGATCGAGCTGCAGGACGACACGCCGAACCTCCTGCTCACCTGGGTCGACGACAAGGGCGAGACCCACGTCACCATGAAGCCGGCCGACGTGCCCGCCGAAGGAAAGCCGATGGTGCGCGTGATCCTTTCCGACCGGGAGGAAGGCACGCGCGACACGTTCTACGTCGCCGATCTGACCCAGAAGGGCGAGAGCGGCAGCTACGTGGTGAAGACCATGGCGCGGCGGGAGTGGGAAGGCCTCCTCGAGAAGCGCCGCGCCGCCCACCTCGCGGCGCTCGCGCCCCCTCCCCCTCCCTCGCCGCCCCCGCGAGCGAGCGCCGGACCCCAGGCCGGCGCTGCCCCTGTGCAACCAGGCGCGGGGGTGCAGGGCGTGACGGTGATCATCTACGGCGCCTCGTGGTGCAGGCCCTGCCACGATGCCGCCGACTACCTTCGCCGCAAGGGCGTGACCGTGGTCGAAAAAGACATCGAGAAGACCCCGGCGGCCGCAGCCGAGATGCAGGAGAAGCTCGCCAAGGTGAATCGCCGTGGCGGCAGCATCCCGATCCTCGACGTGCGCGGTCAGATCCTCGTCGGCTTCAGCCCTGGCTCCGTCGATCGAGCGCTGGCTCAGGCGATGAGTGGCACGGCGCTGTGA
- a CDS encoding M20/M25/M40 family metallo-hydrolase, producing MSLSHLSGRHALLALSLPLGLASLAACAAPAPPSPTANASPANTVVRAPGPTAFSLPEATTTAMNEPAPTSPIDALRDQVLASSQAWETTRSLVDEVGPRFAGSPGDRAAIAWALRTLTARGLQNVRAEKVKVPRWRRGAESARIVSSHPRELAVAALGGSVPTPRSGITADVLHVPSLETLEALDRKAVEGRIVFFSTRMERTVDGSGYGKAVGIRGAGPSLAARKGAVAVVIRSVGTSSDRIPHTGSTRYQPDAPKIPAAALSVPDAEMLERRLTEGPVRLTLSLESEMLADAESANVIGEVPGSTHPEEIVLLGAHLDSWDLTPGALDDAAGCAIVIEAGRAIASLPRKPRRTVRIVLFANEEFGLSGARAYAEAHADELPRHLIGLEADVGDGKVLAARFLGADAARPAFETLIRPLAPLGVKVSSEDARGGADLIPLRAQGVPVAELEQDATRYFDVHHTANDTMAKIVRADLDQAAAAFTTFAYAAADMSGDLGRIPDEKRRFR from the coding sequence GTGTCTCTCTCCCATCTCTCCGGCCGTCACGCTCTCCTCGCCCTGTCGCTCCCTCTTGGCCTCGCCAGCCTCGCGGCGTGCGCGGCCCCCGCGCCTCCCAGTCCCACCGCGAACGCCTCCCCCGCGAACACCGTCGTCCGCGCCCCTGGCCCCACCGCCTTCTCCCTCCCCGAAGCCACGACGACCGCCATGAACGAGCCTGCCCCCACCAGCCCCATCGATGCCCTCCGCGATCAGGTCCTGGCGTCTTCCCAGGCCTGGGAGACGACCCGCTCGCTCGTCGACGAGGTCGGCCCCCGCTTCGCCGGTAGCCCCGGAGATCGAGCTGCCATCGCCTGGGCGCTTCGCACACTCACCGCCCGCGGACTCCAGAACGTCCGCGCGGAGAAGGTGAAGGTCCCCCGCTGGAGACGCGGCGCCGAATCCGCACGCATCGTCTCCTCTCACCCACGCGAGCTCGCCGTCGCAGCGCTCGGCGGCAGCGTCCCCACCCCCCGGAGCGGCATCACCGCCGACGTCCTCCACGTCCCGAGCCTCGAAACCCTCGAAGCTCTCGATCGCAAGGCCGTCGAGGGCCGCATCGTCTTCTTCTCCACCCGCATGGAGCGCACGGTCGACGGCTCCGGCTACGGCAAGGCGGTCGGCATCCGCGGCGCTGGCCCGAGCCTCGCCGCGCGCAAGGGCGCCGTCGCCGTGGTCATCCGCTCCGTGGGCACCTCCAGCGACCGCATCCCTCACACCGGCAGCACCCGCTACCAGCCCGACGCCCCGAAGATCCCCGCCGCTGCGCTCTCCGTGCCCGACGCCGAGATGCTGGAGCGACGACTCACCGAGGGCCCCGTACGCCTCACCTTGTCCCTCGAGAGCGAGATGCTCGCCGACGCCGAGTCCGCCAACGTCATCGGCGAAGTCCCGGGCAGCACCCACCCCGAGGAGATCGTCCTGCTCGGCGCGCACCTCGACTCCTGGGATCTCACCCCTGGCGCCCTCGACGATGCCGCCGGGTGCGCGATCGTCATCGAGGCGGGACGCGCCATCGCCTCACTCCCTCGCAAACCACGCCGCACCGTGCGCATCGTCCTGTTCGCCAACGAGGAGTTCGGCCTCTCCGGAGCGCGTGCCTATGCCGAAGCCCACGCCGACGAGCTCCCCCGACACCTGATCGGCCTCGAAGCCGATGTCGGCGACGGCAAGGTCCTCGCGGCGCGCTTCCTCGGCGCCGACGCCGCGCGACCCGCGTTCGAGACGCTGATCCGGCCCCTCGCGCCCCTCGGTGTGAAGGTCTCCTCCGAGGACGCCCGCGGCGGCGCCGACCTCATTCCCCTCCGGGCGCAAGGCGTACCCGTCGCCGAACTCGAACAGGACGCCACCCGCTACTTCGACGTCCACCACACGGCCAACGACACCATGGCCAAGATCGTCCGTGCAGACCTGGATCAAGCCGCCGCCGCCTTCACTACCTTCGCCTACGCCGCGGCGGACATGTCAGGCGACCTCGGCCGGATCCCCGACGAAAAACGACGCTTTCGTTGA
- a CDS encoding 4'-phosphopantetheinyl transferase family protein, with the protein MSSLLEIPPGVAHLWYVFHEEIQDPGLLAAYRDLMTPEEAERQARFYFPKGRHEHLVTRALVRTTLSRYAPVDPRDWRFVAGDKGRPEIAAPTGNARLRFNLSHTEGLIACLVTLDHEVGVDVEFVDRPSSTVDVADRFFSPHEVRELRAQPAERQRDRFFDYWTLKESYIKARGMGLSLPLDQFSFHLGSEGLAAETRPMRARDDIEISFDLQLVDDPESWQFALWSPSTRHRMAAGVRKGRGATPFKIELRQTVPLTGR; encoded by the coding sequence ATGTCCTCCCTGCTCGAGATCCCGCCCGGCGTCGCGCACCTCTGGTACGTCTTCCACGAGGAAATCCAGGATCCAGGCCTCCTCGCCGCCTACCGCGACCTGATGACCCCCGAGGAGGCAGAGCGACAAGCCCGCTTTTACTTCCCCAAAGGCCGGCACGAGCATCTGGTCACGCGTGCGCTGGTACGCACCACCCTCTCCAGGTACGCCCCCGTGGACCCACGCGACTGGCGGTTCGTGGCAGGCGACAAAGGACGCCCGGAGATCGCGGCCCCCACAGGGAACGCGCGGCTACGCTTCAACCTGTCCCACACCGAGGGTCTCATCGCTTGCCTCGTCACCCTCGATCACGAGGTCGGCGTGGACGTGGAGTTCGTGGATCGCCCCTCCAGCACCGTCGACGTCGCCGATCGATTCTTCTCTCCGCACGAGGTGCGCGAGCTGCGCGCGCAGCCCGCGGAACGCCAGCGTGATCGCTTCTTCGACTACTGGACGCTGAAAGAGTCGTACATCAAGGCGCGTGGCATGGGCCTCTCCCTGCCCCTCGATCAGTTCTCGTTCCACCTCGGAAGCGAAGGGCTCGCGGCCGAGACCCGCCCGATGCGCGCCCGTGACGACATCGAGATCTCCTTCGATCTACAGCTCGTCGACGATCCGGAGAGCTGGCAGTTCGCTCTCTGGAGCCCTTCGACACGGCACCGCATGGCCGCCGGCGTCCGCAAAGGTCGAGGTGCCACCCCCTTCAAGATCGAGCTGCGCCAGACGGTCCCGCTCACCGGCCGCTGA
- a CDS encoding methyltransferase — MGVKLTKFAAREAGRPRFRHHHRWYRAPGPPLPLLGALTWTGALGSAHPAHLPLERGPTSTGPAVQAATPPMTSSPPRITPATVEARLQEIFIAAEGTALRKEDRKKSVEVAALLGEVARAGRRRLLVDAAAGKAYVGLLAAELLEAREVVLIERDASRVSACESAIPKLAGRPAVSVRQGDVGDHALWPADPDVVTALHACGEASDRVLDAAVRAQARWLFLVPCCYAGAVPFSATAEARLDALGVPRHAEVRRRLVMGLIDAERTLRLEAAGYETTVVPFVAPTVTPHNLLWRARRAGEARRMAEAAERLAALRADALPPRTPC, encoded by the coding sequence ATGGGAGTCAAGCTCACGAAGTTCGCCGCGCGTGAAGCAGGGCGCCCCCGATTCCGCCATCATCATCGCTGGTATCGAGCGCCGGGCCCTCCCCTCCCTCTGCTCGGCGCCCTCACCTGGACAGGCGCGCTCGGGTCGGCGCATCCTGCCCATCTCCCGCTGGAGCGTGGCCCGACGTCCACGGGCCCGGCGGTCCAGGCAGCGACCCCGCCCATGACATCCAGCCCTCCCCGCATCACACCGGCCACCGTGGAGGCCCGGCTCCAGGAGATCTTCATCGCCGCGGAAGGCACGGCGCTCCGCAAGGAGGACCGAAAGAAGTCGGTCGAGGTGGCGGCGCTCCTCGGGGAAGTCGCCCGCGCCGGCCGTCGGCGGTTGCTGGTCGATGCGGCGGCGGGCAAGGCGTACGTCGGCCTGCTCGCGGCGGAGCTGCTGGAGGCGAGAGAGGTCGTGCTGATAGAGCGGGACGCTTCCCGGGTCTCTGCCTGCGAGTCCGCGATCCCGAAGCTCGCGGGCCGGCCGGCGGTGTCGGTGCGACAAGGAGATGTTGGCGATCACGCGCTCTGGCCCGCCGATCCCGACGTCGTGACGGCACTGCACGCCTGCGGCGAGGCGTCCGACCGGGTGCTGGACGCCGCGGTTCGAGCGCAGGCGCGCTGGCTCTTCCTCGTCCCCTGCTGTTACGCGGGCGCGGTCCCCTTCTCGGCGACGGCCGAAGCGCGGCTCGACGCCCTCGGTGTGCCGCGGCACGCGGAGGTGCGGCGTCGCCTGGTGATGGGCCTGATCGACGCCGAGCGGACGCTGCGGCTGGAAGCGGCTGGCTACGAGACGACGGTGGTCCCCTTCGTCGCCCCCACGGTCACCCCGCACAACCTGCTCTGGAGGGCGCGCCGCGCCGGCGAAGCGCGGAGGATGGCAGAGGCCGCGGAACGGCTGGCGGCGCTGCGGGCCGACGCTTTGCCTCCACGCACGCCATGCTAG
- a CDS encoding AI-2E family transporter has protein sequence MNQEQPASDTRPPSAVSTTATSARAQVALAIVAVIALALWVLGALSSIFLLVFASALLAVFLTTLRGWISRHTPLSETISLALVLLLLAGILGLGSWLLASTIAAQVEELAERLPKATARLGEYLERYTWGRELLANTPDWNLLRSRRVLEGATQVVSTTIGAATSFLVFLVLGIFFAFEPELYRRGLLRLFPLRRRARAAEVFDELGHVLGRWLLGKLVGMTAVGVALWVGLMLLGNPLALTLALLAGVMNFVPYIGPLLSMIPAVLLALLEGPSHAGYVVVLYLVVQNLEGYVLTPLIEKKTVSLPPALTLSGQLVMGLLFGGLGVVLATPFSAVLVTLTRRVYVQDLLGDESVDEPAPAPLPGIPEATSIREG, from the coding sequence GTGAACCAAGAGCAGCCGGCGTCCGATACCCGCCCGCCGAGCGCCGTGTCGACGACCGCGACCTCCGCCCGAGCCCAGGTCGCGCTGGCCATCGTCGCCGTCATCGCGCTCGCACTCTGGGTGCTCGGCGCCCTCTCCAGCATCTTCCTCCTGGTCTTCGCCAGCGCGCTCCTGGCCGTCTTCCTCACCACGCTGCGGGGATGGATCAGCCGTCACACGCCCCTCTCCGAGACGATCTCGCTCGCTCTCGTCCTGCTCCTCCTCGCGGGCATCCTCGGCCTGGGGAGCTGGCTGCTCGCGTCCACCATCGCCGCGCAGGTCGAGGAACTCGCCGAGCGCCTCCCCAAGGCGACCGCGCGCCTCGGCGAGTACCTCGAGCGCTACACCTGGGGCCGTGAGCTGCTCGCCAACACCCCCGACTGGAACCTGCTCCGCTCCCGGCGGGTGCTGGAAGGCGCGACCCAGGTCGTCTCGACGACGATCGGAGCGGCCACGAGCTTCCTCGTGTTCCTCGTGCTCGGCATCTTCTTCGCGTTCGAGCCGGAACTCTACCGGCGTGGCCTCCTGCGCCTCTTTCCGCTGCGAAGGCGGGCCCGCGCGGCCGAGGTGTTCGACGAGCTCGGTCATGTCCTCGGCCGCTGGCTCCTCGGCAAGCTGGTCGGCATGACGGCCGTCGGCGTCGCCTTGTGGGTGGGGCTCATGCTCCTCGGCAACCCTCTCGCCCTCACCCTCGCGCTGCTCGCGGGGGTGATGAACTTCGTCCCGTACATCGGGCCGCTGCTCTCGATGATCCCCGCCGTCTTGCTCGCGCTGCTCGAAGGGCCGAGCCACGCCGGTTACGTCGTCGTGCTCTACCTCGTGGTGCAGAACCTGGAGGGGTACGTGCTCACGCCCCTCATCGAAAAGAAGACGGTCTCGCTCCCGCCCGCCCTCACCCTGTCCGGCCAGCTCGTCATGGGGCTCCTGTTCGGTGGCCTCGGCGTCGTGCTCGCCACACCGTTCTCGGCGGTCCTGGTCACCCTCACTCGGCGCGTCTACGTCCAGGACCTGCTGGGGGACGAGTCGGTCGACGAGCCAGCGCCAGCGCCCCTGCCAGGCATCCCTGAAGCGACCTCGATCCGCGAGGGGTGA
- a CDS encoding ABC-F family ATP-binding cassette domain-containing protein, with translation MTVLQVADLGFGYGARRLFQGITFSLEQGQRAALVAPNGAGKSTLMRLVGREMPPDEGSVVLRKGVRVAFFRQSHELTAEGTVMEAFLSGFADALALRHALTEAQHAAASGSEADLARLSDLTDRYHLSGGDDLERRVEIIAGHLGFGPKDMDRPVGSLSGGERGRLQLGVVLALEPDLLLLDEPTNHLDIETIAWLERHLVAMNSAMLIVSHDRAFMDAVCPHTMELGTKSFRTYPLKYSDYAVAREEDLARERELVERQQDMISKTEDFIRRNIAGQKTKQAQSRRKMLEKLDVLDRPEDVWALAEKVSFRFAPAARTGDIVLDVRDVAASRGGRQLFSGVEMLLRRGDRLGLVGPNGTGKTTLLKILAGQGGPEDQGEVRRGTNLNEGYFDQHLGSLDPGKSAVEEIRSVRPDMNVDVARQYLARFRFYGDDALRRVQGFSGGERSRLALGKLLLEPRNLLFLDEPTNHLDIPAAEILEEALVGFEGTVVLVSHDRRFLERVTTRIMAVRDGQVDLYPGGYKDWIEALDRRAAAEAEAEQQEREEKEAARRGPESKSGRAVRRSSSTRPSPAAAQPAPDDPAARKRAFEADKAAARSLERKRKRVKELETQIATGEADLAVLREELKQDPGGDWAKLAKKASEEQALSRRVDAAMTEWMALSEELGTSGGAG, from the coding sequence ATGACCGTCTTGCAGGTGGCTGATCTCGGCTTCGGATACGGCGCGCGACGTCTTTTCCAGGGCATCACCTTCTCTCTCGAACAGGGCCAGCGCGCTGCCCTGGTCGCCCCGAACGGCGCCGGAAAGTCCACGCTGATGCGGCTGGTCGGCCGGGAAATGCCCCCGGACGAGGGCTCGGTCGTCCTCCGGAAGGGGGTCCGGGTCGCGTTCTTCCGGCAGTCGCACGAGCTGACGGCCGAGGGCACGGTGATGGAAGCCTTCCTCTCCGGCTTCGCCGACGCGCTCGCCTTGCGCCACGCGCTCACCGAGGCCCAGCACGCAGCAGCGAGCGGTAGCGAGGCAGACCTCGCGCGCCTTTCGGATCTCACCGATCGCTACCACCTGTCCGGGGGCGACGATCTGGAGCGCCGCGTGGAGATCATCGCCGGCCACCTGGGGTTCGGCCCGAAGGACATGGACCGGCCCGTCGGAAGCCTCTCCGGCGGCGAGCGCGGCAGGCTCCAGCTCGGCGTGGTGCTCGCGCTGGAGCCGGACCTGCTCTTGCTCGACGAGCCGACCAACCACCTGGACATCGAGACCATCGCCTGGCTGGAGCGGCATCTCGTGGCGATGAACAGCGCCATGCTCATCGTGAGCCACGACCGCGCGTTCATGGATGCGGTCTGTCCGCACACCATGGAACTCGGCACGAAGAGCTTCCGGACCTACCCCCTCAAGTACAGCGACTACGCCGTGGCCCGCGAGGAAGACCTCGCCCGCGAGCGGGAGCTGGTCGAGCGGCAGCAGGACATGATCTCCAAGACCGAGGACTTCATCCGCCGCAACATCGCGGGCCAGAAGACCAAGCAGGCACAGAGCCGGCGCAAGATGCTGGAGAAGCTCGACGTGCTCGACCGCCCCGAGGACGTGTGGGCGCTCGCCGAGAAGGTGAGCTTCCGCTTCGCGCCGGCAGCGCGCACCGGGGACATCGTACTCGACGTGCGCGACGTCGCCGCGTCGCGAGGCGGGCGGCAGCTCTTCTCGGGGGTGGAGATGCTGCTCCGCCGCGGGGACCGCCTGGGCCTCGTCGGACCGAACGGCACGGGCAAGACCACCCTGCTCAAGATCCTCGCCGGGCAAGGCGGCCCCGAGGATCAAGGGGAGGTCCGGCGTGGCACGAACCTGAACGAGGGCTACTTCGATCAGCACCTCGGCTCCCTGGACCCCGGCAAGTCGGCGGTCGAGGAGATCCGGAGCGTGCGACCCGACATGAACGTGGACGTGGCGCGGCAGTACCTGGCGCGGTTCCGCTTCTACGGCGACGACGCGCTCCGCCGGGTGCAGGGTTTCTCGGGTGGCGAGCGCAGCCGGCTCGCCCTCGGCAAGCTGCTCCTCGAGCCGCGCAACCTGCTGTTCCTCGACGAGCCGACCAACCACCTCGACATCCCCGCAGCGGAGATCCTCGAAGAGGCGCTGGTGGGGTTCGAGGGGACGGTGGTTCTCGTGTCCCACGATCGACGCTTCCTCGAGCGGGTGACGACCCGGATCATGGCGGTGCGCGACGGGCAGGTCGATCTCTACCCGGGTGGCTACAAGGACTGGATCGAGGCGCTCGATCGGCGCGCCGCCGCCGAGGCGGAGGCCGAGCAGCAAGAGCGCGAGGAGAAAGAAGCGGCGCGGCGAGGACCCGAGTCGAAGAGCGGACGCGCCGTGCGACGGAGCAGCTCGACACGCCCCAGTCCCGCCGCAGCGCAGCCAGCTCCCGACGATCCCGCCGCCCGGAAGCGCGCCTTCGAGGCCGACAAGGCAGCAGCCCGGTCGCTGGAGCGCAAGCGCAAGCGGGTCAAGGAGCTGGAGACCCAGATCGCCACGGGCGAGGCGGACCTGGCGGTGCTGCGCGAAGAACTGAAGCAGGATCCAGGTGGAGACTGGGCGAAGCTGGCGAAGAAGGCGTCCGAAGAGCAGGCGCTCAGCCGACGTGTCGACGCCGCAATGACGGAGTGGATGGCGCTCAGCGAGGAACTCGGCACGTCGGGAGGTGCGGGGTGA
- a CDS encoding glycoside hydrolase family 15 protein, translating into MTARIEDYALIGDTQSAALVGRDGSIDWLCLPRFDSDACFAALLGDERHGRWKIAPRDAAHRVTRRYRPGTLVLETLFETEHGTARLVDCMPPRQRDPDLLRVVEGVSGTVVLAMELKIRFGYGATLPWIRRQGASLTALAGPDALSLYLGRAGITVTFDDADEAVLRAEFTLSAGDQVQLVLVWHPSTEPPPAELDPLAELSATEAWWSEWSAQCTYRGEWREHVLRSLLTLKALTFLPSGGIVAAATTSLPERIGGVRNWDYRFCWLRDATFTLLALMESGYYTEAEAWCAWLLRAVAGHPAQFQIMYGVLGERRLTEIELPWLPGYEGSSPVRIGNAAVDQFQLDVFGEVMNCIHHARRSGIQLDSEAWALQCALLEHLEHRWQEPDEGIWEVRGPRRHFTHSKVMAWVAFDRAIRDAQSYGLPGPVERWQELRAQIHAEVCAQGYDPRACTFTQFYGTDALDASLLMIPLVGFLPANDPRVVGTVDAIQRGLTDDTGLTLRYLPAQETDGLPPGEGAFLACTAWLADCLSLLGRQDEARGLFERLLSFQNDVGLLSEEYDVRHQRFLGNFPQALTHTALVNTARILSRPHSAVAICGGR; encoded by the coding sequence ATGACCGCGCGCATCGAAGACTACGCCCTCATCGGAGACACCCAGAGCGCTGCCCTCGTCGGTCGCGACGGCTCCATCGACTGGCTCTGCCTTCCCCGCTTCGACTCCGACGCTTGCTTCGCCGCCTTGCTCGGAGACGAGCGCCATGGCCGCTGGAAGATCGCCCCCCGCGACGCCGCTCACCGCGTCACACGCCGCTATCGTCCGGGGACCCTGGTGCTCGAGACGCTCTTCGAGACGGAGCACGGGACGGCGCGCCTCGTCGACTGCATGCCGCCTCGCCAGCGTGATCCGGACCTGCTCCGGGTGGTCGAGGGCGTCTCCGGCACCGTCGTCCTGGCCATGGAGCTGAAGATCCGCTTCGGCTATGGCGCGACCCTCCCCTGGATCCGTCGTCAGGGCGCCAGCCTCACCGCGCTCGCGGGCCCCGACGCGCTCTCGTTGTATCTGGGGCGGGCAGGCATCACCGTCACCTTCGATGACGCGGACGAGGCCGTTTTGCGTGCGGAGTTCACCCTTTCCGCAGGGGACCAGGTGCAGCTCGTCCTCGTGTGGCACCCGTCGACCGAGCCTCCTCCCGCGGAACTCGACCCGCTCGCCGAGCTCTCCGCGACCGAGGCCTGGTGGTCCGAGTGGTCGGCGCAGTGCACCTACCGGGGCGAGTGGCGCGAGCACGTACTCCGCTCCTTGCTCACGCTCAAAGCCCTCACCTTCCTCCCGAGTGGCGGCATCGTCGCCGCCGCAACCACCTCGCTCCCCGAGCGGATCGGCGGCGTGCGCAACTGGGACTACCGCTTCTGCTGGTTGAGGGACGCCACCTTCACCCTGCTCGCCCTCATGGAATCCGGCTACTACACCGAGGCCGAGGCCTGGTGTGCGTGGCTCCTGCGCGCCGTGGCGGGCCACCCGGCACAGTTCCAGATCATGTACGGCGTGCTGGGCGAGCGGCGCCTCACCGAGATCGAACTCCCCTGGCTCCCCGGTTACGAAGGATCGTCCCCGGTCCGCATCGGCAACGCCGCGGTCGACCAGTTTCAGCTCGACGTCTTCGGCGAGGTGATGAACTGCATCCACCACGCCCGCCGCTCGGGCATCCAGCTCGACAGCGAGGCCTGGGCCCTCCAGTGCGCCCTCCTCGAACACCTCGAGCACCGCTGGCAGGAGCCTGACGAAGGCATCTGGGAGGTCCGGGGGCCTCGACGCCACTTCACCCACTCCAAGGTCATGGCCTGGGTCGCGTTCGATCGCGCCATCCGCGACGCGCAGAGCTACGGCCTCCCGGGGCCCGTGGAGCGCTGGCAGGAGCTGCGCGCGCAGATCCACGCCGAGGTCTGCGCGCAAGGCTACGATCCGCGCGCCTGCACGTTCACCCAGTTCTATGGAACGGATGCCCTCGACGCGAGCTTGCTGATGATCCCCCTCGTGGGCTTTCTCCCTGCAAACGACCCGCGGGTCGTGGGCACGGTCGACGCCATCCAGCGCGGGCTCACCGACGACACCGGCCTCACTTTGCGCTACCTGCCCGCGCAGGAGACGGACGGCCTGCCTCCGGGAGAGGGGGCCTTCCTCGCGTGCACCGCCTGGCTGGCGGACTGTCTCTCGCTCCTGGGTCGACAGGACGAGGCACGCGGGCTCTTCGAGCGCCTGCTCTCGTTCCAGAACGACGTCGGCCTGCTCAGCGAGGAGTACGACGTGAGGCACCAGCGCTTCCTGGGCAACTTCCCTCAAGCGCTGACCCACACCGCCCTGGTGAACACGGCCCGGATCCTGTCTCGGCCTCACTCCGCCGTCGCGATCTGCGGCGGTCGTTGA
- a CDS encoding metallophosphoesterase family protein, translated as MKLLALSDLHVGHPRNREVLGELTPRPDDWLILGGDLGETEEHLRWVLDTLGPRFQQLVWVPGNHELYVHPDDTASPRGEERYLRLVELCRGAGVITPEDPYVTWTGEGEPHLIAPLFLLYDYSFRPAHVAEQDAVAWAMESGLLCSDEMLLDPRPYPSRTAWCHARVDATAARLAAAPPLPKVLINHFPLREDLVRLRWIPRFSIWCGTRKTHDWHLRFGAGVVVTGHLHIPRTDWVDGVRFEEVSFGYPRQRPPTLRADDCLREILPGPPARRGA; from the coding sequence ATGAAGCTTCTCGCCCTCAGTGACCTGCACGTCGGCCACCCCCGCAACCGCGAGGTCCTCGGCGAACTCACCCCGCGCCCTGACGACTGGCTCATCCTGGGAGGCGATCTCGGCGAGACCGAGGAGCACCTGCGCTGGGTCCTCGACACCCTCGGACCTCGCTTCCAGCAGCTCGTCTGGGTCCCGGGCAACCACGAGCTCTACGTTCATCCGGACGACACCGCGTCTCCACGGGGCGAAGAGCGCTACCTGCGCCTCGTCGAGCTATGCCGGGGCGCCGGCGTGATCACCCCGGAAGACCCGTATGTGACCTGGACTGGTGAGGGCGAACCGCACCTGATCGCCCCCCTCTTCCTCCTCTACGACTACAGCTTCCGGCCCGCGCACGTGGCCGAGCAGGACGCGGTGGCCTGGGCCATGGAGAGCGGGCTGCTCTGCTCGGACGAGATGCTGCTCGACCCGCGCCCCTACCCGAGCCGCACCGCCTGGTGCCACGCCCGCGTCGACGCCACCGCAGCGCGCCTGGCCGCAGCGCCCCCACTCCCCAAGGTGCTCATCAACCACTTCCCGCTGCGCGAAGACCTGGTGCGCCTGCGATGGATCCCCCGCTTCTCGATCTGGTGCGGCACGCGCAAGACCCATGACTGGCACCTGCGCTTCGGTGCAGGCGTGGTCGTCACGGGCCACCTGCACATCCCTCGCACCGACTGGGTGGACGGTGTTCGCTTCGAGGAGGTCTCCTTCGGTTATCCTCGCCAGCGTCCCCCGACGCTCCGCGCCGATGACTGCCTGCGAGAGATCCTCCCCGGGCCCCCGGCCCGGCGTGGCGCGTGA